From the genome of Papaver somniferum cultivar HN1 chromosome 2, ASM357369v1, whole genome shotgun sequence, one region includes:
- the LOC113353357 gene encoding uncharacterized protein At5g65660-like: MENREEGAYRPSLGFPLGTASLLILIFSMSGLFSCCYHWDKFRSLRRSFSRRAADHHHQAEEDIDLEANSTNNHNSVNQSSSSKPFEIYPHGNQNTNVSMPVIMPGDNIAKFIALPCPCEPFRPDNVVVTIKSMQQTPLPPPPPPRRPVYNHACI; encoded by the exons ATGGAAAATAGAGAGGAGGGTGCATATAGACCGTCGTTAGGTTTCCCACTTGGTACGGCTTCGTTGCTGATTCTCATTTTCAGTATGAGTGGTTTATTCTCTTGTTGTTATCACTGGGATAAATTTAGATCCCTTCGTAGATCTTTTTCACGGCGTGCTGCTGACCATCACCATCAagcagaagaagatattgatcTGGAGGCTAATAGTACTAACAATCACAACTCAGTCAACCAATCATCGTCGTCAAAACCTTTCGAAATCTATCCC CATGGGAACCAAAACACAAACGTAAGTATGCCGGTAATAATGCCAGGAGATAATATTGCAAAGTTTATAGCATTGCCGTGTCCTTGTGAGCCATTTCGACCGGATAATGTCGTCGTTACAATAAAAAGTATGCAACAAACACCACTGCCGCCTCCTCCTCCTCCGCGGAGACCTGTGTACAATCATGCATGTATCTAG